A genomic window from Chitinophaga pollutisoli includes:
- a CDS encoding response regulator transcription factor, giving the protein MNSITIALVDDHPAILNGLQMILQGFPDVSVTGAWGNGDQLLDGLQVQAPAVLFLDIQLPGQDGLALCRRVSADYPETRVIIFTNVEDKHTIRTAFQNGAAGYLLKTAGSREIREAIDTVTAGEQYVHNELKDQMFQQIIQRKPSRYAPSLTRREKEILGFIAQGLSNQEIADKLSLSVRTIENHRYNLMQKLDVKNTAALVRKAMELGLAS; this is encoded by the coding sequence ATGAACAGCATCACCATCGCGTTGGTAGACGATCACCCGGCCATTCTCAACGGGTTGCAGATGATCCTGCAGGGCTTCCCGGATGTTTCCGTGACGGGCGCCTGGGGAAACGGGGACCAGTTGCTTGACGGGCTGCAGGTGCAGGCTCCCGCAGTGCTTTTCCTGGACATTCAGTTGCCGGGGCAAGACGGTTTGGCGCTTTGCCGGAGGGTTTCGGCGGATTATCCGGAAACGCGGGTGATCATATTCACGAATGTGGAAGATAAGCATACCATCCGTACCGCGTTCCAGAACGGCGCGGCGGGCTACCTGCTGAAAACAGCCGGCAGCCGCGAGATACGCGAAGCGATCGATACCGTGACGGCGGGCGAACAGTATGTGCATAACGAATTGAAAGACCAGATGTTCCAGCAGATCATCCAGCGCAAGCCCAGCCGCTACGCTCCTTCCCTCACGCGGCGCGAAAAGGAGATCCTGGGGTTCATCGCCCAGGGGCTGAGCAACCAGGAAATCGCGGATAAACTGTCCCTGAGCGTGCGCACCATCGAAAACCACCGTTACAACCTCATGCAGAAGCTGGATGTGAAGAATACCGCCGCGCTGGTGCGCAAAGCCATGGAGCTCGGTCTTGCCAGCTGA
- a CDS encoding histidine kinase, with the protein MTMLLVEKKAPFLLQTLIAGLLAASLLAFAFTVYQSGIAGRIAPLLALAAVIISALLLLLPVAPAAPPDVQTPETHVSQLREQALQAELQALKAQIQPHFLFNALNRVNASLPAEQEAAREMIARLADTFRYALDATRTDLVPLGNELSFLRDYLRIEQDRFAARLQVHIEAPLSLHHYRIPPMLLQPLVENAIKHGIGPCIDGGSVTIACTLRDGKLRLSVSDTGAGFDGPLHQIMQSSGVGLRNTALRLEKLYNEPLLIARNAPGGLQFMFDIPIQP; encoded by the coding sequence ATGACCATGTTGCTTGTGGAAAAGAAAGCTCCCTTCCTTTTACAAACGCTGATTGCCGGGTTACTGGCAGCTTCGCTGCTGGCCTTCGCCTTCACCGTTTACCAAAGCGGCATTGCGGGCAGAATCGCCCCCTTGCTTGCGCTGGCCGCTGTCATCATCTCCGCCTTGCTCCTGCTACTTCCCGTGGCGCCCGCCGCACCGCCGGATGTGCAGACTCCCGAAACGCATGTTTCGCAGCTCCGGGAACAGGCGCTTCAGGCTGAATTGCAGGCACTGAAAGCGCAAATCCAGCCGCATTTCCTCTTCAACGCCCTCAACCGGGTAAACGCCAGCCTCCCCGCCGAACAGGAAGCCGCCCGCGAAATGATCGCAAGGCTCGCCGATACGTTCCGCTATGCGCTGGACGCCACCCGCACCGACCTGGTCCCGCTCGGAAACGAACTTTCCTTCCTCCGCGATTACCTGCGAATCGAACAGGACCGCTTCGCCGCGCGACTCCAGGTCCATATTGAAGCCCCTTTATCCCTGCACCATTACCGCATCCCGCCCATGCTGCTCCAGCCGCTGGTCGAAAATGCCATCAAACACGGGATCGGGCCCTGCATCGATGGCGGCTCCGTTACCATCGCCTGCACCCTCCGGGACGGTAAACTCCGCCTCTCCGTCAGCGACACCGGCGCGGGATTCGACGGGCCCCTGCACCAGATCATGCAATCCTCCGGCGTTGGATTACGGAATACCGCCCTGCGACTGGAAAAACTGTATAACGAACCCCTGCTGATAGCGCGCAACGCGCCCGGCGGTCTCCAATTCATGTTTGATATCCCCATTCAACCCTGA